In the genome of Bradyrhizobium arachidis, one region contains:
- the pbpC gene encoding penicillin-binding protein 1C — protein sequence MDGRDKPGHDGARGRGHRVLSALALTFILAIIGFVAWVYSLGPLPLDEARQVSTTVIDRNGKLLRAYAMSDGRWRLPVDAKANVDPTYLKLLFAYEDQRFYAHNGLDPLALGRAALQLGTRGHIVSGGSTISMQLARLMEPRRQRSLYAKLRQIVRAIEIERSMSKAEILDLYLALAPYGGNLEGIRAASIAYLGKEPKRLSLSEAALLVALPQSPETRRLDRYPEAARRARDRVLDRMVAEHVVSSEDAAQAKAAPVPKLRKPMPILAPHASDSALATVKDTPVIKLTLDATLQRVLEPLARDRAIALGPNISVGIIVVDNESGDVLARVGSADYFDESRAGQVDMTRAVRSPGSTLKPFIYGLAFEDGFVHPDSLIDDRPVRFGSYAPENFDMTFQGTVPVKKALQLSLNVPAIVLLDRVGASRLASRLRQAGGNLVLPKDEAPGLAMGLGGVGVTLQDLAQLYAGFARLGTTRPLREVVAAKDDREPMRLLDQAAAWQVGNVLLGTPPPENAAHNRIAFKTGTSYGYRDAWSVGFDGRMTIGVWVGRPDGAPVPGLIGRVAAAPILFDAFARTGKTLTPLPKPPKGTLVASNAKLPLPLRRFRPIGELVRTGGEQALHIQFPLNGSRIDVDRSGGAEAAAMPVKVAGGVLPMTVMVNGTSRGEIDGRRQRLIDPPGPGFARLTVIDATGAADTVVIRIQ from the coding sequence GTGGATGGCCGGGACAAGCCCGGCCATGACGGAGCAAGGGGCAGGGGCCATCGTGTCCTCTCTGCCCTCGCACTCACTTTCATCCTCGCCATCATCGGCTTCGTCGCATGGGTCTACTCGCTCGGACCGCTTCCGCTCGACGAGGCGCGCCAGGTCTCGACCACCGTCATCGACCGCAATGGCAAGCTCCTCCGCGCCTACGCCATGTCAGACGGCCGCTGGCGGTTGCCTGTCGATGCGAAGGCCAACGTCGATCCGACCTATCTGAAACTGCTGTTCGCCTATGAGGACCAGCGCTTCTACGCGCATAACGGCCTCGATCCGCTCGCGCTCGGACGCGCCGCGTTGCAACTGGGAACGCGCGGCCACATCGTGTCCGGCGGCTCGACCATCTCGATGCAGCTGGCGCGGCTGATGGAGCCGCGGCGACAGCGCTCGCTCTATGCCAAGCTGCGCCAGATCGTGCGCGCGATCGAGATCGAGCGCAGCATGAGCAAGGCCGAGATCCTCGACCTCTATCTCGCGCTTGCGCCTTACGGCGGCAATCTCGAAGGCATCCGCGCCGCCTCGATCGCCTATCTCGGCAAGGAGCCGAAGCGGCTCTCGCTCTCTGAAGCTGCGCTGCTGGTCGCCCTGCCGCAATCGCCGGAGACGCGCCGGCTCGACCGCTATCCCGAGGCGGCGCGCAGGGCGCGCGATCGGGTGCTCGATCGCATGGTCGCGGAGCATGTCGTCAGCTCTGAGGACGCTGCGCAGGCCAAGGCCGCGCCCGTGCCCAAACTGCGCAAGCCGATGCCGATCCTGGCACCGCATGCCTCCGACTCCGCGCTCGCGACCGTCAAGGATACGCCGGTCATCAAGCTAACGCTGGATGCGACCTTGCAGAGGGTGTTGGAGCCGCTGGCGCGCGACCGCGCCATTGCGCTGGGGCCGAACATCTCGGTCGGTATCATCGTGGTCGACAATGAGAGCGGCGACGTGCTCGCGCGCGTCGGCTCGGCGGATTATTTCGACGAGAGCCGGGCAGGGCAGGTCGACATGACCCGCGCCGTCCGCTCGCCGGGCTCGACGCTGAAACCCTTCATCTATGGCCTCGCCTTCGAGGACGGCTTTGTTCATCCCGACAGCCTGATCGACGATCGTCCGGTTCGCTTCGGCTCCTATGCGCCGGAAAACTTCGACATGACGTTCCAGGGCACGGTGCCGGTGAAGAAGGCGCTGCAATTGTCGCTGAACGTCCCGGCGATCGTCCTGCTCGACCGCGTCGGCGCGAGCCGGCTGGCCTCGCGGCTGCGCCAGGCCGGCGGCAATCTCGTCCTGCCCAAGGACGAGGCGCCGGGTCTCGCAATGGGCCTCGGCGGCGTCGGCGTGACGCTCCAGGATCTCGCCCAGCTCTACGCGGGTTTCGCCCGGCTCGGCACCACCAGGCCGCTGCGCGAAGTCGTCGCGGCAAAGGATGACCGCGAGCCGATGCGGCTGTTGGACCAGGCCGCGGCCTGGCAGGTCGGCAACGTGCTGCTCGGCACGCCGCCGCCCGAGAATGCCGCCCACAACCGCATCGCCTTCAAGACCGGCACGTCCTACGGCTATCGCGATGCCTGGTCGGTCGGCTTCGACGGCCGCATGACCATCGGCGTCTGGGTCGGCCGGCCCGACGGCGCTCCGGTTCCCGGCCTGATCGGGCGCGTCGCCGCAGCTCCAATCCTGTTCGACGCTTTCGCCCGCACCGGCAAGACGCTCACACCGCTGCCCAAACCGCCCAAGGGAACTTTGGTCGCCAGCAACGCCAAGCTGCCGCTGCCGCTGAGGCGGTTCCGCCCGATTGGGGAACTCGTTCGCACCGGCGGCGAGCAGGCGCTGCACATCCAGTTTCCGCTGAACGGCTCGCGGATCGACGTCGATCGCTCCGGTGGTGCGGAAGCCGCCGCCATGCCTGTCAAGGTCGCCGGCGGTGTCCTGCCCATGACCGTCATGGTTAACGGAACCTCGCGCGGCGAGATCGACGGCCGCCGCCAGCGCCTGATCGATCCGCCCGGTCCGGGCTTTGCACGCCTCACCGTGATCGATGCCACGGGCGCCGCGGACACAGTTGTCATTCGAATTCAATGA